From a single Sander vitreus isolate 19-12246 chromosome 4, sanVit1, whole genome shotgun sequence genomic region:
- the LOC144516839 gene encoding retinol dehydrogenase 10-like, producing MIVVVDLLLMLINLSYSILHAVIQTFLRPRLKCIEGELCLITGAGGALGRLFAQEFAKEGAHLVLWDCNTAANEQTAKLARELGVQVHTYTVDLSKRQNIYETADRVRAEVGEVSFLVNNAGVVAGRRLLDCPDELLERTLLVNCHALFWMTKAFLPQMKAKNHGHIVTIASALGLFSTACVEDYCASKFGAVGFHESLTHELLAEDMDGIKTTLVCPYIVDTGMFAGCEIRKELRSLIPALEPLYTVQQSMKAILAEQQMICIPRLMYIAFLTRALLPWEANVATYRFMGGDKCMLPFIKNVELKTNGHIKS from the exons ATGATTGTTGTAGTGGACCTGCTGCTGATGCTTATCAACCTGAGCTACTCCATCCTGCATGCAGTCATCCAGACTTTCCTCAGGCCAAGGCTCAAGTGCATTGAGGGGGagctctgtctgataacagggGCCGGGGGCGCGCTGGGCCGGCTGTTTGCCCAGGAGTTTGCCAAAGAAGGAGCGCACCTAGTGCTGTGGGATTGCAACACAGCTGCCAACGAGCAGACCGCCAAGCTGGCGCGGGAGCTGGGAGTTCAGGTGCACACATACACGGTGGACCTGTCCAAGCGTCAGAACATCTATGAGACGGCGGACAGGGTGAGAGCTGAAGTCGGGGAAGTCTCCTTTCTGGTCAACAATGCTGGCGTGGTGGCCGGACGGAGGCTGCTGGACTGTCCTGACGAGCTTTTGGAGAGGACTCTGCTGGTGAACTGCCACGCGCTGTTTTGG ATGACAAAGGCCTTCCTGCCTCAGATGAAAGCAAAGAACCATGGTCACATTGTAACCATTGCTAGCGCTCTTGGACTATTCAGCACTGCATGTGTAGAG GATTACTGTGCCAGTAAATTTGGCGCTGTCGGATTCCATGAGTCACTGACGCACGAGTTGCTCGCAGAGGACATGGACGGCATCAAAACCACTTTAGTCTGCCCTTACATTGTAGACACAGGGATGTTTGCAGGCTGTGAAATCAG GAAGGAGCTTCGCAGTTTAATTCCAGCCCTGGAGCCCCTATACACCGTACAGCAGTCAATGAAAGCCATTTTAGCTGAACAGCAAATGATCTGCATTCCTCGCCTTATGTACATTGCCTTCCTAACACGAGC ATTGCTCCCATGGGAGGCAAATGTGGCAACATATCGCTTCATGGGAGGTGACAAATGCATGCTACCCTTCATCAAGAATGTTGAACTGAAGACCAACGGCCACATCAAATCCTAA
- the cse1l gene encoding exportin-2: MELNDANLQTLTEFLRKTLDPDPTVRRPAEKFLESVEGNQNYPLFLLTLLEKCQDNVIRVCAAVTFKNYIKRNWRIVEDEPNKVSDPDRTAIKANIINLMLSSPEQIQKQLSDAISIIGREDFPQKWPDLLTEMVTRFRSGDFHIINGVLRTAHSLFKRYRHEFKSNELWSEIKLVLDTFALPLTELFKATIELCQTHATDINALKVLFSSLTLISKLFYSLNFQDLPEFFEDNMETWMTNFHGLLTLDNKLLQTDDEEEAGLLELLKSQICDNAALYAQKYDEEFQPYLPRFVTAIWNLLVSTGQEVKYDLLVSNAIQFLASVCERPHYKHLFEDQNTLTSICEKVIVPNMEFRSADEEAFEDNSEEYIRRDLEGSDIDTRRRAACDLVRGLCKFFEGPVTAIFSGYVNSMLGEYAKNPGENWKHKDAAIYLVTSLASKAQTQKHGITQANELVNLNEFFVNHILSDLKSPNVNEFPVLKADAIKYVMIFRSQLPKEQLLQAVPLLISHLQAESTVEHTYAAHALERLFTMRGSSNTTLITPAEMAPFTEQLLNNLFKALALPGSAENEYIMKAIMRSFSLLQEAIVPYIPTLIGQLTHKLLLVSKNPSKPHFNHYLFESLCLSVRITCKANPTTVSSFEEALFPVFTEILQNDVQEFLPYVFQVMSLLLEIHSNSIPSSYMALFPHLLQPVLWERTGNIPPLVRLLQAYLQKGGASIAGSAADKIPGLLGVFQKLIASKANDHQGFYLLNSIIEDMPPESITQYRKQIFILLFQRLQSSKTTKFIKSFLVFINLYCVKYGAIALQEIFDSIQPKMFGMVLEKIIIPEVQKVSGPVEKKICAVGITKVLTECPAMMDTEYTKLWTPLLQALIGLFELPEDDSIPDDEHFIDIEDAPGYQTAFSQLAFAGKKEHDPIGDAVGNPKILLAQSLHKLSTACPGRVPSMLSTSLNAEALQFLQGYLQAATVQLV, from the exons ATGGAACTGAATGATGCTAACCTACAAACCCTCACCGAGTTCCTCAGGAAAACGCTGGACCCAGACCCAACCGTCAGACGTCCAG cTGAAAAGTTCCTTGAATCTGTGGAGGGAAACCAGAACTACCCCTTATTTCTACTCACTTTGCTGGAGAAGTGCCAAGACAACGTGATTCGTGTCTGTGCTGCTGTTACCTTCAAGAACTACATCAAAAGAAACTGGCGCATC GTTGAAGATGAACCAAACAAAGTCTCTGATCCAGACCGAACAGCGATCAAAGCAAACATAATAAATTTGATGTTAAGCAGTCCAGAACAGATTCAAAAACAG TTGAGTGATGCCATCAGTATTATAGGAAGGGAAGATTTCCCTCAAAAATGGCCTGACCTGCTAACTGAGATGGTGACCCGCTTCAGAAGTGGAGACTTCCACATCATCAATGGAGTGCTTCGTACTGCACATTCCCTCTTCAAGAG gtaCCGCCATGAGTTCAAATCAAATGAGCTTTGGTCAGAGATCAAACTAGTACTGGACACATTTGCCCTACCTTTGACGGAGTTGTTCAAG GCCACTATTGAGTTGTGTCAGACTCATGCTACAGACATCAATGCCTTGAAGGTCCTCTTCTCTTCCCTCACACTCATCTCCAAGCTGTTCTACAGTCTTAACTTCCAG GACCTTCCAGAGTTTTTTGAAGACAACATGGAAACCTGGATGACCAATTTCCACGGTCTACTGACTTTGGATAATAAACTTTTACAAACTGAT GATGAGGAGGAAGCCGGTCTCCTGGAGCTGCTGAAGTCTCAGATCTGTGACAATGCTGCTCTCTACGCTCAAAAGTACGATGAAGAATTCCAGCCGTATCTGCCACGCTTTGTCACTGCTATCTGGAACCTTTTAGTTTCTACTGGCCAGGAAGTTAAATATGACCTG CTGGTAAGCAATGCTATCCAGTTCTTAGCATCTGTGTGTGAAAGGCCACACTACAAGCATCTATTTGAGGACCAGAATACACTTACTAGCATTTGTGAGAAAGTCATTGTACCCAACATGGAGTTCAGAA GTGCAGATGAGGAGGCCTTTGAAGATAACTCTGAGGAATACATCCGGAGGGACCTTGAAGGATCTG ACATCGACACTCGTCGCAGGGCGGCATGTGACTTGGTGAGGGGCCTTTGTAAATTTTTCGAGGGCCCTGTCACGGCAATCTTCTCTGGCTATGTGAACTCAATGCTGGGAGAGTACGCCAAGAACCCTGGGGAGAACTGGAAACACAAAGATGCCGCCATCTATTTGGTCACATCACTGGCGTCTAAAGCACAGACACAGAAG CATGGAATCACACAAGCCAATGAGTTGGTGAATCTGAATGAATTTTTTGTGAACCACATTCTCTCGGACCTAAAATCCCCCAATG TTAATGAGTTCCCAGTGCTGAAGGCAGATGCCATCAAGTATGTCATGATCTTCAGAAGCCAG CTTCCTAaggagcagctgctgcaggcAGTTCCTCTATTGATAAGTCACCTGCAGGCAGAGAGCACAGTGGAGCACACTTACGCCGCCCATGCTTTGGAGAGGCTGTTCACCATGAGAGGCTCCAGCAACACCACACT TATCACACCTGCAGAGATGGCGCCTTTTACTGAACAGCTGCTCAACAACTTGTTCAAGGCACTGGCTCTTCCTGGTTCTGCAGAAAATGAATACATCATGAAAG CCATCATGCGCAGCTTCTCCCTGCTGCAGGAGGCCATTGTTCCTTACATTCCCACCCTGATTGGTCAGCTCACTCATAAGCTCCTCTTAGTCAGCAAG AATCCCAGCAAGCCTCACTTTAACCACTACTTGTTTGAGTCCCTGTGCCTGTCTGTCCGGATCACCTGCAAGGCCAACCCCACCACGGTCAGCAGCTTCGAGGAAGCACTCTTCCCCGTCTTCACTGAGATCCTTCAGAACGATGTCCAGG AGTTTCTTCCATACGTGTTCCAGGTGATGTCTCTCCTGCTAGAGATCCACTCCAACTCTATTCCCTCTTCCTACATGGCTTTATTCCCTCACCTGCTTCAGCCTGTGCTATGGGAACGGACAGGAAACATCCCTCCTCTGGTACGTCTGCTTCAGGCTTACCTGCAGAAGGGAGGTGCCTCTATTGCCGGCTCTGCTGCGGATAAAATA CCCGGCTTGCTTGGAGTTTTCCAAAAGCTTATTGCCTCTAAGGCCAATGATCACCAAGGGTTTTACCTTCTCAACAGCATCATAGAGGACATGCCCCC agaATCTATCACTCAGTACAGGAAACAGATCTTCATTTTGCTCTTCCAGAGGCTACAAAGCTCCAAAACCACCAAGTTCATCAAAA gTTTCTTGGTGTTTATCAACTTGTATTGTGTCAAATACGGAGCCATCGCACTTCAGGAGATTTTTGACAGCATCCAGCCGAA GATGTTTGGTATGGTGTTGGAGAAAATAATTATTCCAGAGGTTCAGAAGGTGTCTGGACCAGTTGAGAAGAAGATCTGCGCTGTTGGCATCACAAAAGTCCTTACTGAATGTCCTGCAATGATGGACACGGAGTACACTAAACTCTG GACCCCTCTGCTCCAGGCACTCATTGGTCTATTTGAGTTGCCAGAAGATGACAGCATCCCAGATGATGAGCACTTCATTGACATTGAAGATGCACCAGGCTATCAGACAGCGTTCTCGCAACTCGCCTTTGCCGGAAAGAAGGAGCACGACCCGATAGGAGATGCTGTTGGCAATCCCAAAATCCTGCTGGCTCAGTCACTCCACAAGCTCTCTACTGCCTGTCCAGGAAGG GTTCCGTCAATGCTGAGCACCAGTCTGAATGCAGAGGCCCTCCAGTTCCTGCAGGGCTACTTACAGGCAGCCACTGTGCAGTTGGTTTGA